In a genomic window of Candidatus Methylomirabilota bacterium:
- the atpF gene encoding F0F1 ATP synthase subunit B, with protein sequence MNWIRSSRIGGGIGGLVLIALPVVSLAAKAEAEHAPGIINLNLTLLLQTINFIILAIVLYKFLFKPLGSFMEKRAEGIRHSLEEAKQARDEVLRARSEYEESLRTARQEAAALRQRMDREITEERERLTQQSREEAHRMISQARAEIQQEVRRAKVELRDETVTLSLTAAERLLRRNLTEEDHRRLAEQYIEELGRTT encoded by the coding sequence GTGAACTGGATCAGATCTTCTCGGATCGGGGGCGGGATCGGGGGCCTCGTGCTCATCGCCCTTCCTGTGGTGAGCCTGGCCGCAAAGGCAGAGGCGGAACATGCCCCGGGGATCATCAATCTGAATCTCACGCTGCTGCTCCAAACGATTAACTTCATCATCCTCGCCATAGTGCTCTACAAGTTCCTCTTCAAGCCCCTGGGCAGCTTCATGGAGAAGCGGGCGGAGGGGATTCGGCACTCCTTGGAGGAAGCCAAGCAGGCCCGTGACGAGGTCCTCCGGGCGCGCTCGGAATATGAGGAGTCGTTGCGGACGGCTCGACAGGAGGCGGCAGCCCTCCGACAACGGATGGATCGGGAAATTACCGAAGAGCGTGAGAGGTTAACCCAGCAGTCACGGGAGGAAGCCCATCGTATGATTAGCCAGGCCCGAGCCGAGATCCAACAAGAGGTGAGGCGGGCCAAGGTTGAACTCCGCGACGAGACGGTCACCCTCTCACTGACGGCGGCTGAGCGGCTCTTGCGGCGAAATCTAACGGAGGAGGATCACCGGCGGCTTGCGGAGCAGTACATCGAGGAGCTGGGGAGAACCACGTGA
- a CDS encoding zinc ribbon domain-containing protein has protein sequence MPIYEYDCADCRRQVSLLILNLHNPPPLRCPRCGGEHLTRLLSRFARLRTEEERLEKLADPSRLGDLDEDDPQSIHRWVTRMGKELGDEMGEDFEPMMEEAMQEEGEGQTPMEEDL, from the coding sequence ATGCCAATCTACGAGTACGACTGCGCCGACTGCCGCCGCCAGGTGAGCCTGCTCATCCTAAATCTCCACAACCCGCCCCCCCTCCGATGTCCACGCTGTGGAGGCGAGCACCTCACCAGACTCCTCTCCCGCTTTGCCCGGCTCCGCACGGAAGAGGAGCGTCTCGAGAAACTGGCCGATCCGAGCCGCCTAGGGGATCTCGATGAAGACGATCCCCAGAGCATCCATCGATGGGTCACGCGGATGGGGAAGGAGCTTGGAGACGAAATGGGGGAAGACTTCGAGCCGATGATGGAGGAAGCCATGCAGGAGGAGGGAGAGGGCCAGACCCCTATGGAAGAGGACCTCTGA
- the atpH gene encoding ATP synthase F1 subunit delta, translating into MITGALAKRYAKALAEVAAETDALESVGAELDRVATLWDSEPAMAGFFTNPGVLVRNKTQILTTLSQQMQLSPLLTKFLDLLLTRDRLQAVPSIARVYRDLMNRRLGRVQAAVTTAAPLTPDLMESLRRRMAEVLGKTVLLESRVDPAVLGGIVVQVDSTVYDGSIRTQLRQLREHLLRE; encoded by the coding sequence GTGATCACGGGTGCGTTGGCAAAGCGCTATGCCAAAGCGCTGGCGGAGGTGGCGGCCGAGACGGACGCCCTAGAGTCGGTCGGCGCGGAGCTTGACCGTGTGGCGACACTCTGGGACTCGGAACCGGCAATGGCTGGATTTTTCACCAATCCCGGAGTCCTTGTGAGGAACAAGACCCAGATCCTCACGACCCTCTCTCAGCAGATGCAGCTCTCTCCGCTTCTCACCAAATTTCTGGACCTACTCCTCACCCGGGATCGGCTGCAGGCCGTCCCGAGCATCGCGCGCGTCTACCGGGACCTCATGAACAGACGTTTGGGACGAGTCCAAGCGGCGGTCACGACAGCGGCTCCTCTCACGCCCGATCTCATGGAGAGCCTTCGCCGCCGGATGGCCGAGGTGCTGGGGAAGACCGTGCTTCTGGAGTCCCGGGTCGATCCGGCGGTCTTGGGGGGGATCGTGGTCCAAGTGGATAGCACGGTCTACGACGGCAGCATCCGGACGCAACTCAGGCAGCTTCGGGAACATCTGCTCAGGGAGTGA
- a CDS encoding RDD family protein: MDEGYLTEGDVFEEELDLSRLTLPAELLTALRPPVVYGGFGRRAVAALIDAPLLFLLTVLAMSLASLTAIGGGTVGGEVTRGVLFLALAAALVAALAVSLAFHVLCWGHGGQTPGMMLLGLQVVRQDGEEIGFIRAFLRWVGYLLALLPLGLGMLLVFFQPRRRGLHDLLAGTCVIRVGSESKQ; encoded by the coding sequence ATGGACGAAGGGTACCTCACCGAGGGAGACGTCTTTGAAGAAGAACTGGACCTCAGTCGCCTCACCCTGCCCGCAGAACTTCTTACGGCCTTGCGTCCGCCGGTCGTTTATGGAGGCTTTGGACGCAGGGCGGTCGCCGCCCTGATTGATGCGCCCCTCCTCTTTCTCCTGACGGTCCTGGCCATGAGCTTGGCTTCCCTCACGGCTATCGGAGGGGGGACGGTCGGTGGCGAGGTGACCCGCGGTGTCCTATTTCTCGCATTAGCCGCCGCACTTGTGGCCGCCTTGGCGGTGAGTCTAGCCTTCCATGTCCTCTGCTGGGGGCATGGAGGTCAGACTCCCGGGATGATGTTGCTAGGACTCCAAGTGGTGAGGCAGGATGGGGAGGAGATCGGATTTATCCGTGCGTTCCTCCGGTGGGTGGGGTACCTCTTGGCCCTACTTCCCCTCGGTTTAGGAATGCTCTTGGTGTTCTTTCAGCCCCGCCGGCGCGGACTCCATGACCTGTTGGCAGGGACCTGCGTCATCCGGGTCGGTTCGGAATCCAAGCAGTGA
- the atpG gene encoding ATP synthase F1 subunit gamma, producing MATLRDIRRRINSVKSTQQITKAMKMVAASKLRRAQQRIVEARPYAYKLQEVIGSLALRTDPEQHPLLLRPETGRKGLVIIAADKGLCGAFNTNILRKAFEYLRQAEDAEVQITILVVGRKTRDFFRRRQIEREGEWINIFDQLAYEHAAEIGNQVAKGYIDGELDEVHLLYNEFKSAGIQRPVMEQLLPIAPLAVETDELQPIEYIFEPSAEVILHELLPRHVKIQVYRVLLESAAAEQGARMTAMEAATKSAAEMIERLTLVYNKARQERITEELLDIVGGAEALRKAGTA from the coding sequence ATGGCGACGCTACGGGACATCCGCCGACGCATCAATAGTGTCAAGAGCACGCAGCAGATCACCAAGGCCATGAAGATGGTGGCCGCGTCGAAGCTGCGCCGTGCCCAGCAACGGATCGTGGAGGCCCGTCCTTACGCGTACAAGCTTCAGGAGGTCATCGGTTCCTTGGCCCTGCGGACCGATCCGGAACAGCACCCGCTCCTCCTGAGGCCGGAGACGGGACGGAAGGGACTGGTGATCATCGCCGCCGACAAGGGGCTCTGTGGGGCCTTCAATACCAACATCCTGCGAAAGGCGTTTGAGTATCTTCGGCAGGCCGAAGACGCTGAGGTGCAGATCACCATACTGGTGGTGGGCCGGAAGACCCGGGATTTCTTTCGCCGGCGGCAAATTGAGCGGGAGGGGGAGTGGATCAACATTTTTGATCAGCTGGCGTACGAGCACGCTGCCGAGATCGGGAACCAGGTGGCCAAGGGCTACATCGACGGCGAGCTGGACGAGGTGCATTTGCTGTATAACGAGTTTAAGTCGGCCGGCATCCAGCGGCCGGTGATGGAGCAACTGCTCCCCATCGCGCCCCTCGCCGTTGAGACCGATGAGTTGCAGCCGATAGAGTATATCTTCGAGCCCTCGGCGGAGGTCATCCTGCATGAGCTGCTGCCTCGTCATGTAAAGATCCAAGTCTATCGAGTCCTGCTGGAATCGGCCGCGGCGGAACAGGGGGCGCGTATGACCGCCATGGAGGCGGCGACGAAGAGCGCAGCGGAGATGATCGAGCGGCTGACCCTGGTGTACAACAAGGCTCGGCAAGAGCGAATCACCGAGGAGCTACTCGATATTGTCGGTGGGGCTGAGGCCCTCCGTAAGGCTGGCACCGCGTAA
- the mnmA gene encoding tRNA 2-thiouridine(34) synthase MnmA, whose product MDTRVVVAMSGGVDSAVTAALLQEEGYGVVGVTLKVWGHVAETPVPHPPQSCCTPEAFEDARLMAAHLGIPHYLLNVEREFETHVITPFCQEYAVGRTPLPCAACNTEVKFGSLLRRALAWGAEFVATGHYARTGVDQTTGRILLKRGIDPDKDQSYFLYGLTQSQLRRIRFPLGTMRKGDVRALAAQKGLRAATKPDSQELCFLPEGDYRALLRERHPGAIRPGIIRDQTGQVLGTHEGIPLYTIGQRRGLKIGGRGPYYVVALAPGRNEVVVGREEDLQADTLVADRVNFIPFDRLNGERSVLASIRYRHPPAEAVISPMADGRVLVQFARPLRAITPGQAVVFYEGKDPDLVLGGGTIQEVLRRTPPNSLM is encoded by the coding sequence ATGGATACGCGGGTCGTTGTGGCGATGAGTGGCGGGGTGGATAGTGCCGTCACCGCCGCCTTGCTTCAAGAGGAGGGGTATGGGGTTGTCGGAGTCACGTTGAAAGTGTGGGGCCACGTGGCCGAGACTCCCGTACCACACCCTCCTCAGAGCTGCTGCACGCCGGAAGCCTTCGAAGATGCCCGCCTGATGGCGGCCCACCTAGGAATCCCGCACTATCTCCTGAATGTTGAACGGGAATTCGAGACGCATGTCATCACCCCCTTCTGCCAGGAGTACGCTGTCGGCCGCACCCCCCTTCCCTGTGCGGCGTGCAATACCGAGGTCAAGTTCGGATCTCTCCTCCGGCGGGCCCTCGCCTGGGGAGCCGAGTTTGTCGCCACCGGACACTATGCACGGACAGGCGTGGACCAGACCACCGGAAGGATCCTGCTAAAGCGCGGAATCGATCCGGACAAGGATCAGAGCTATTTCCTCTACGGCCTCACCCAGTCGCAGCTTCGACGAATTCGTTTTCCTCTCGGCACCATGCGTAAGGGTGACGTGCGGGCATTGGCCGCGCAGAAAGGCCTTCGCGCGGCGACCAAGCCAGATAGTCAGGAGCTTTGTTTCCTTCCTGAAGGAGATTACCGGGCACTCCTCCGAGAGCGACATCCTGGAGCCATCCGACCCGGCATCATCCGTGATCAAACGGGACAAGTCCTGGGAACGCACGAAGGGATTCCCCTGTATACGATCGGACAGCGGCGAGGCCTCAAGATTGGGGGTCGCGGCCCGTACTATGTGGTCGCTCTCGCACCCGGGCGGAACGAGGTCGTTGTGGGCCGCGAGGAGGACCTTCAGGCCGACACCCTGGTAGCAGATCGAGTGAACTTTATCCCATTCGACCGGCTAAACGGGGAACGCTCTGTTTTGGCGAGCATTCGGTACCGACACCCCCCTGCAGAAGCAGTGATAAGCCCCATGGCGGATGGGAGGGTCCTCGTGCAGTTTGCGCGACCCCTGCGCGCCATCACCCCTGGCCAGGCGGTGGTCTTCTACGAAGGAAAAGACCCGGATCTGGTGCTGGGTGGCGGAACGATCCAGGAAGTCCTCCGCCGGACGCCCCCCAACTCCCTCATGTAA
- a CDS encoding ATP synthase subunit I yields the protein MGGEGHPETLGRRVRRTALILIGGGFLFCLLLGGWSWALGYAIGGGIASSHLEFLRQGVTGTLASDTRKVLPRMVAGSLLRLLGIGILLFLVLKFLPVKVIALAIGLLVGPVAILGGGFPRKDDDDLGQGPTSPD from the coding sequence ATGGGTGGAGAGGGTCATCCTGAGACGCTCGGTCGCAGAGTCCGCCGAACCGCCCTTATCCTCATCGGGGGCGGTTTCCTTTTTTGTCTGTTGCTCGGTGGGTGGAGCTGGGCGCTCGGCTATGCGATCGGCGGTGGGATTGCTTCAAGTCACTTAGAGTTTTTGCGCCAGGGGGTCACCGGGACCCTCGCCTCGGATACGAGAAAAGTCCTCCCCCGCATGGTCGCCGGTTCGCTCCTCAGGTTGCTCGGGATCGGGATTCTGCTCTTCCTGGTCCTGAAGTTTCTTCCTGTGAAGGTCATCGCCCTCGCCATTGGGCTATTGGTGGGACCGGTTGCCATCCTGGGGGGAGGGTTCCCCAGGAAGGATGACGATGACCTGGGGCAGGGTCCGACAAGCCCGGATTAA
- a CDS encoding cytochrome c: MKHSSGFLALILLLFFAVQALSGEADGVKRGEYIFRATGGCTCHTEEEVGAFLSGGRAIQTPFGTLYGTNITPDEETGIGDWGEPDFVRAMREGVSPRGAHYFPVFPYTSFTRIRHQDLLDLRAYLLTVAPVRKENRAHEVQPPFSWRPLLWGWKLLNFRPGEFEEDPARSAEWNRGAYLAQALGHCEECHTPRNLLGGLKKNMAYAGSRQGPEGEAVSNITPDVETGIGTWTVEDVVFLLKTGFKPSGDDVQGLMAEMIDNGFKHLSDDDLRAIAVYLRSLPPVRNEVPSREKEAGNISEGKASGMKSENGQD; this comes from the coding sequence ATGAAGCACAGCAGTGGGTTCCTAGCCCTCATCCTGCTCCTCTTCTTTGCTGTCCAGGCCTTGTCCGGCGAGGCTGATGGGGTGAAGCGCGGCGAGTACATCTTCCGTGCGACTGGCGGCTGCACTTGCCACACCGAAGAGGAGGTGGGTGCGTTCTTGAGCGGGGGACGGGCGATTCAAACCCCTTTCGGCACCCTTTATGGCACGAATATCACACCGGATGAAGAGACAGGAATCGGGGACTGGGGGGAACCAGACTTCGTGCGCGCTATGCGCGAGGGCGTGTCACCTCGGGGTGCCCACTATTTTCCAGTCTTCCCTTACACGTCCTTCACGCGGATTCGACATCAGGATCTGCTGGACCTCAGGGCCTATCTCTTGACTGTCGCGCCGGTACGGAAGGAAAACCGAGCCCACGAAGTACAACCCCCCTTCAGTTGGCGCCCGCTTTTGTGGGGCTGGAAGCTCCTGAACTTCAGACCGGGAGAGTTTGAGGAGGATCCGGCGCGGTCTGCCGAATGGAACCGCGGCGCGTATCTGGCACAAGCGCTCGGCCATTGCGAAGAGTGCCACACACCCCGCAACCTCCTCGGGGGACTCAAAAAGAACATGGCCTATGCCGGGTCCCGGCAGGGCCCGGAGGGAGAGGCTGTATCCAATATCACCCCCGATGTGGAGACGGGAATCGGAACATGGACCGTTGAGGATGTAGTCTTTTTGCTCAAAACGGGTTTCAAGCCCTCCGGTGACGATGTCCAGGGCCTGATGGCCGAGATGATCGACAACGGCTTCAAGCATCTCAGCGATGACGATCTGCGCGCCATCGCGGTCTATCTCCGCTCTTTACCGCCTGTTCGAAACGAGGTTCCGTCTCGGGAGAAGGAGGCAGGGAATATCTCAGAGGGAAAGGCATCGGGGATGAAGAGCGAGAACGGTCAGGACTGA
- the lpxD gene encoding UDP-3-O-(3-hydroxymyristoyl)glucosamine N-acyltransferase, giving the protein MSHTVGEIARHILGQPLGDESLVIQEMSTIEAAREGSLVFAENEAFFQRAEASQASCIIAPRAQRSSQKTLILVDSPRLAFAKALTLYHPPKVPRPGVHPSSVLGEHVHLGSAVSIGPFVAIGDRVQIGDRAVIGPCCVIEDDCVIGADSVFRANVTLYDQVRIGCRVLIHAGSVIGSDGFGFTREDGRHVKIPQVGNVIIEDNVEVGANVTIDRATLGSTVIRRGVKTDNLVHIGHNVTVGEDSLLIAQAGIGGSSTLGRGCILGGQVGLANYVTLRDGVMVAPQSGIPSRKEIRSGEIVFGTPARPIQKTKRQLAALGQLPELLKEVSRLRKAVSELQARLQGSAA; this is encoded by the coding sequence ATGAGCCACACGGTTGGTGAAATCGCTCGCCATATCCTAGGACAGCCGCTGGGGGATGAATCCCTTGTGATCCAGGAGATGAGCACCATCGAGGCAGCCCGGGAAGGGTCCCTCGTTTTTGCAGAGAATGAGGCTTTTTTTCAAAGGGCTGAAGCCTCACAGGCCTCCTGCATCATTGCCCCCAGAGCACAGCGCTCCTCTCAAAAGACCCTGATCCTCGTCGATTCCCCCAGGCTGGCCTTTGCCAAGGCGCTCACCCTCTATCATCCCCCCAAAGTGCCGAGGCCCGGGGTTCATCCGTCGAGCGTCCTCGGCGAGCATGTCCACCTCGGGTCTGCGGTTTCTATCGGTCCGTTCGTCGCTATCGGCGATCGGGTCCAGATTGGTGATCGGGCGGTGATTGGGCCCTGTTGTGTCATTGAGGACGACTGTGTGATCGGAGCAGACTCGGTCTTCCGGGCCAACGTAACCCTGTACGATCAAGTCCGAATAGGCTGTCGCGTCCTCATCCACGCCGGATCCGTCATCGGCTCGGACGGGTTCGGCTTTACACGAGAAGATGGACGGCACGTAAAGATCCCCCAGGTTGGTAACGTCATTATCGAGGACAACGTTGAAGTGGGAGCAAACGTCACCATTGACCGTGCGACGTTGGGCTCCACCGTTATCAGGCGGGGCGTGAAGACCGACAACCTCGTCCACATCGGCCACAACGTTACTGTCGGCGAGGATTCCCTCCTGATCGCCCAGGCAGGGATCGGCGGCAGCTCCACCTTGGGGCGGGGGTGTATCCTGGGGGGGCAGGTAGGGCTCGCGAACTACGTGACTCTCCGGGATGGCGTCATGGTGGCGCCTCAGTCGGGGATCCCTTCCCGGAAAGAGATCAGGTCGGGCGAGATCGTCTTTGGGACTCCTGCGCGCCCCATTCAGAAGACGAAGCGGCAGCTTGCCGCCCTGGGGCAACTGCCAGAGCTTCTGAAAGAGGTATCCAGGCTGCGGAAGGCTGTCAGTGAGCTTCAGGCGCGCTTGCAGGGAAGTGCCGCGTAA
- a CDS encoding F0F1 ATP synthase subunit epsilon produces the protein MARQDGIPKTLLLEVVTPTRMVVREEIEEVVAPGVEGYFGIMGGHLPFMSTLKVGELAYRKNGRWRYLAVSWGYVEVRPETVIVLAETAERAEEIDAARAERARDRARERLARWGEEPIDISEVEAALAGAVTRIEVAAKV, from the coding sequence ATGGCGAGACAGGACGGGATTCCGAAAACGCTACTGCTCGAGGTGGTCACTCCGACCCGAATGGTCGTCAGGGAGGAGATTGAGGAGGTCGTGGCGCCGGGGGTCGAGGGATACTTCGGCATCATGGGAGGCCATCTCCCGTTCATGTCCACCCTCAAGGTCGGAGAGCTGGCCTACCGCAAAAATGGAAGGTGGCGGTATCTTGCGGTGAGCTGGGGATATGTGGAGGTCCGGCCCGAGACGGTGATCGTGCTGGCGGAGACCGCGGAGCGGGCCGAGGAGATCGATGCCGCCCGGGCAGAGCGGGCACGGGACCGCGCCCGAGAACGCTTGGCCAGGTGGGGGGAAGAGCCGATTGACATCTCGGAGGTTGAGGCAGCCCTCGCTGGGGCCGTGACCCGGATCGAGGTGGCTGCAAAGGTCTGA
- a CDS encoding polymer-forming cytoskeletal protein yields the protein MMRREKGTREVGDIKAFLGEGTEFKGVLSFQGTVRIDGRVQGEVLGEELLIVGEDGVIQAEVEVGSLIASGRIEGNIRAKRCVELLASSTVTGNIITPCLIVMEGATLNASCDMGDLDQAESLSPVAEAGTGA from the coding sequence ATGATGCGACGGGAAAAGGGCACACGGGAGGTCGGGGATATTAAGGCCTTTCTGGGCGAGGGAACCGAATTCAAGGGGGTCCTGAGCTTTCAGGGGACTGTGCGAATCGATGGTCGTGTGCAGGGTGAGGTGCTGGGGGAAGAACTGCTCATCGTGGGGGAAGACGGAGTCATTCAAGCGGAAGTCGAGGTGGGGAGTCTGATCGCTAGCGGCAGGATCGAGGGAAACATTCGAGCCAAGCGGTGCGTCGAGCTGCTGGCTTCGAGCACGGTCACCGGAAATATCATCACCCCGTGCCTGATCGTGATGGAGGGAGCTACCCTGAATGCCAGTTGCGATATGGGCGACTTGGACCAGGCGGAATCGCTCTCACCTGTCGCGGAGGCTGGGACAGGGGCCTAG
- the atpD gene encoding F0F1 ATP synthase subunit beta: MPMNEGWITQVIGPVVDCEFAPGHLPAIYNAIKVPGMEYTDIFSYTKELTLEVALHLGENKVRCISLAGTDGLVRGQKVIDTGAGIKVPVGPSTLGRILNVIGEPVDKLGEIHAEKFYAIHREPPSFEEQATEAAMMETGIKVVDLLEPYTRGGKTGLFGGAGVGKTVLIMELIRNIAMEHGGISVFAGVGERTREGNDLWLEMKASKVIDKTALIYGQMTEPPGARLRVGLTGLTAAEYFRDEEGQDVLLFIDNIFRFTQAGSEVSALLGRMPSAVGYQPTLGTEMGELQERITSTKRGSITSVQAIYVPADDITDPAPATTFAHLDATTVLSRQIVEMGIYPAVDPLASTSRILDPRVLGDEHYQVARGVQTVLQRYKDLQDIIAILGMEELSEEDKLVVSRARKMQRFFSQPFFVAEEFTGTPGKYVPLRETVKGFKEILDGHCDEWPEQAFYMVGNLEEAKGKAEQLAGN, encoded by the coding sequence GTGCCGATGAACGAGGGATGGATCACTCAGGTGATTGGGCCGGTGGTGGACTGTGAGTTTGCTCCCGGGCATCTGCCGGCGATTTACAATGCCATCAAGGTGCCGGGGATGGAGTACACCGACATCTTCTCTTACACCAAGGAGTTGACGCTGGAAGTGGCCCTGCATCTGGGGGAGAACAAGGTTCGGTGCATCTCCCTGGCCGGGACTGATGGACTCGTCCGGGGACAAAAGGTCATCGACACTGGCGCAGGCATTAAGGTCCCCGTCGGTCCGTCCACGTTGGGCCGGATCTTGAACGTCATCGGGGAGCCGGTGGACAAGCTCGGGGAGATACACGCGGAAAAGTTTTATGCCATTCATCGAGAGCCCCCCTCCTTTGAAGAGCAGGCAACCGAGGCGGCCATGATGGAGACGGGGATCAAGGTGGTCGATCTGCTCGAACCCTACACGCGGGGAGGCAAGACTGGCCTCTTCGGGGGTGCAGGAGTGGGCAAGACCGTCCTCATCATGGAGCTGATCCGCAACATCGCCATGGAGCATGGGGGCATTTCGGTCTTTGCTGGCGTCGGAGAGCGGACCCGAGAGGGGAATGACCTGTGGCTCGAGATGAAGGCCAGCAAGGTCATCGACAAAACCGCCCTGATCTATGGTCAGATGACCGAGCCACCGGGAGCCCGGCTTCGGGTAGGCCTCACGGGCCTCACCGCGGCCGAATACTTCCGAGATGAAGAGGGACAGGACGTCCTGTTGTTCATTGATAATATCTTTCGCTTCACCCAGGCGGGCTCCGAGGTCTCGGCCCTCCTGGGCCGGATGCCCTCGGCCGTGGGCTACCAACCGACCCTGGGGACAGAGATGGGGGAGCTGCAGGAGCGGATCACCTCCACCAAGCGAGGATCCATCACCTCGGTGCAGGCTATCTACGTCCCGGCGGATGACATCACGGACCCCGCACCGGCTACCACCTTTGCGCATCTCGATGCGACCACCGTGCTCTCCCGTCAGATCGTCGAGATGGGGATCTATCCTGCGGTGGATCCGCTCGCCTCTACGTCCCGGATTCTCGATCCTCGGGTCTTAGGCGACGAACATTATCAGGTAGCCCGCGGGGTCCAGACGGTTCTCCAACGGTATAAGGATCTGCAGGACATCATCGCCATCCTTGGAATGGAGGAACTGTCCGAGGAGGACAAGCTGGTGGTGTCGCGGGCGCGGAAGATGCAACGGTTTTTCTCTCAACCCTTCTTTGTGGCCGAGGAGTTCACCGGAACGCCTGGAAAGTATGTGCCTCTGAGGGAGACGGTGAAGGGGTTCAAGGAGATCCTGGATGGCCACTGCGATGAGTGGCCGGAACAGGCCTTCTATATGGTTGGGAACTTGGAAGAGGCGAAGGGAAAGGCAGAGCAGCTCGCCGGCAACTAA
- the atpA gene encoding F0F1 ATP synthase subunit alpha, with protein MAQIRADEISQLIKEQLKGYEAAVEVAEVGTVTEVGDGIARIYGLEKAMAAELLEFPHDVIGMVLNLEEDNVGAVLLGEDTLIKEGDLVKRTGRIAQVPVGEAMVGRTVNALGQPIDGKGPIEATEHRPIERLAPGVVDRQPVKEPLQTGIKAIDSMIPIGRGQRELIIGDRQTGKTALVVDTILNQKGQDVFCIYVAVGQKRSTVAQVVKIFEDHGAMEYTTVVLATASEPAPLQYVAPYAGCAMGEYFRDNGKHALIIYDDLSKHAVAYRQLSLLLRRPPGREAYPGDVFYLHSRLLERAAKLNDELAGGSLTALPIIETQLGDVAAYIPTNVISITDGQIYLETDLFYAGVRPAVNVGLSVSRVGGSAQIRAMRQVAGRLRLDLAQYRELAAFAQFGSELDKATQAQLKRGARMVEILKQDQFVPLPVERQILIVFAGVNGHVDDLPIEAMRPFEQGLSRFVEASYPEIYKELNEKKVIGEDLSQKMEQAIREYREEFKAQKPAA; from the coding sequence ATGGCACAGATTCGCGCCGACGAGATCAGCCAACTCATCAAGGAACAGCTCAAGGGCTACGAGGCCGCAGTGGAGGTGGCCGAGGTCGGGACCGTCACCGAGGTGGGGGATGGGATCGCCCGGATCTACGGATTGGAAAAGGCGATGGCCGCTGAGCTTCTGGAGTTTCCCCACGACGTGATTGGAATGGTCCTCAATCTGGAAGAGGATAACGTGGGAGCGGTTCTCCTCGGAGAGGACACCCTCATTAAAGAGGGGGACCTCGTCAAGCGGACCGGTCGAATCGCGCAGGTCCCGGTGGGGGAGGCGATGGTCGGTCGCACCGTCAACGCCCTGGGCCAGCCCATCGACGGCAAGGGACCCATCGAGGCCACGGAGCATCGCCCCATCGAACGGTTGGCGCCCGGGGTGGTGGACCGCCAGCCGGTCAAGGAGCCGCTCCAGACCGGCATCAAGGCTATCGACTCCATGATCCCCATCGGGCGGGGACAGCGGGAGCTCATCATCGGCGACCGCCAGACCGGCAAGACGGCCCTAGTGGTGGACACCATTCTGAACCAGAAAGGGCAGGACGTCTTCTGCATCTACGTAGCGGTGGGGCAGAAACGTTCCACCGTGGCCCAAGTCGTGAAGATTTTCGAAGACCACGGCGCGATGGAGTACACCACCGTAGTCTTGGCCACCGCCTCGGAGCCCGCGCCGCTGCAATACGTTGCCCCGTATGCGGGCTGCGCGATGGGGGAGTATTTCCGCGACAACGGGAAGCACGCCCTGATCATTTACGATGATCTCTCCAAACATGCGGTGGCCTACCGCCAGCTCTCCCTGCTGCTCCGACGGCCGCCCGGCCGAGAGGCGTATCCCGGGGACGTCTTTTACCTGCACTCTCGACTCTTGGAGCGGGCAGCCAAGCTCAACGATGAGCTGGCTGGGGGTTCCCTCACCGCCCTCCCGATCATCGAGACCCAGCTCGGAGATGTGGCCGCCTACATCCCCACCAATGTGATCTCCATCACCGATGGCCAGATCTACCTCGAGACCGATCTTTTCTACGCGGGCGTCCGACCGGCGGTGAACGTGGGGCTGTCGGTCTCGCGGGTAGGGGGGAGCGCGCAGATCAGAGCCATGCGGCAGGTGGCCGGGCGCCTCCGCCTCGACCTGGCCCAGTACCGGGAACTGGCCGCCTTTGCCCAGTTCGGGTCTGAGCTGGATAAGGCGACGCAGGCGCAACTCAAGCGGGGCGCGCGAATGGTAGAGATCCTGAAACAGGATCAGTTTGTTCCGCTCCCCGTGGAGCGGCAAATCCTGATCGTTTTCGCCGGAGTCAACGGGCATGTCGATGATCTCCCGATCGAGGCAATGCGACCCTTTGAACAAGGCCTTTCCCGGTTCGTTGAGGCGAGCTATCCGGAGATCTACAAGGAACTAAACGAGAAGAAGGTGATCGGCGAAGATCTTAGCCAAAAGATGGAGCAGGCCATCCGAGAGTACAGGGAAGAGTTCAAGGCCCAAAAGCCGGCCGCCTAA